The following is a genomic window from Melitaea cinxia chromosome 24, ilMelCinx1.1, whole genome shotgun sequence.
ATATTAGATCAAGGTAAGgttgattatatttttgttaaaatgcaAGAAAACAGGAGTGTCGAGGTATTCTGGTAGTTGAGTCAATAGGGTAGTggaaaacgaaaactgaaaataaattgaTCAATGAGTTGATTTGAACACTAGAACCTACTTAGTAGATTCCTTCTTTTACTAAGGTTTATTTGATcgaaagtttttattatatttaaataaattatccatTCAAGCCAACTAAATTCAAGTTAACCTAACATTTGgaaacataaacattttttaatatcatatcaaaaatttggttagagcaccgacacagtcagtcggagatgcagggtcaatccccgctggaacggtcgatttttgatatgatattaaaaaatgtttaggatttcctaatgtgtggataggtagcacaaaaataaaaaaacgtacaAATTTGGAAACATTTCATATTTAGAACTTAAGTATAAGTGTGGGTTACTAAATACGCCTGTAAGTGTTTCAGATAATTAGAGCTAACTTTGTTCAACATACTTAAAACTTACATCACACATATAAACAGGCAATGCAGAACTCCTCCACTACAAACAACTGCAGAACGAAGAAGAACGCATAATGAACTTACGTATCGCGAACTTTCTCAAACAGAAACAAGAGCGTGAAGCGAGAAACAGGGCGGAGGCGGAGGCCGTCAAAGCGGCCAAACAGAAGGGCATCGACCACATCGCTAAGGCACAAAAGGTATCTGCTTATTGATAATTAGTATGGataggatttttttaaagaatgcaataattaatataaacatttttggtaCCATAAATAACCATAGataattatagataaatataaagctACACTACGACCAAAACCATAATAcctcttttaaaattatgtgtacCTATGTTCATGTTCTTTCCTGTGAAGAATTAGATATtataagtgaaaaataaacgcttcacactcaacggccctcagtaggatttttCCTGTGTTAGTGGTcaagaaacacacacaatagatacacaaacacaaacgcccagaccacgacaaacatctatgtgGTCAATAAAAACGTTTGTAGtgagcggggattgaacccgccaCCGCCAGCGCAAAAGCCAATGTTGTGACCGTTGGGCCAACGCATCGTCACAAAAATACAATCAGATTTACTTTAATATGGTAATAAGTTATTCTTGTTATAACAGGCTGAACAAGAGTTGAAAGAGGAATTAGAACGTATCAGAAACCTGAAGATCCAGGAGGACGTAGAGCGCGAATACCGGCGCAAAGAGCGCGAGGCGGCCATTAAGAGGAACAGAGAGATGAAGAGGCTACACGAGGCCAGGGTTCAGCAGGTGACGAAACACTATATTTGATTGTCTTAAATGAACCTAGCAATATAACAGAATTCTAACAATTTGCTTATGTTTTCTATTCATaaatgttacaattaaaaaaaactatttacctgtttttagttttttatatcgAAATATGTCCATTGCGATCCCTTCGAAATGTTATATTTACGACTTAATGAtgttgtagcgacatctatcgcgcaatATACAAACTtagaactgacgtatcctaaatcgcgatatcaaagttatcagagcgattgaacaatatatacaagaacccgacaacaaccgttgggccagtagcccaccagacacaacacccgtctgatCGGGGGATCGTCCCTTTGCAATAGCAGACGAGAAACTCAACACCTTGTTCCTCGCACCCCCAAAATGTCTACATTATCTgtgatgaaataattttatttgaaaattaataagagTTCCTCTTTCTCTGCCTCAGGTTTCCAAAACCGCTCTCTCTTTACCTCAGGTTTGCAGAATCCAGACCTGCTAATTCAACCCTAAATATGTCTagtaatatttgaatttaactaatttaataaatctttgTTCACAGATAAACGATATCCACCGTCTGATCGCTAGAGAAATAGCCAAGGACGAGCAGAGCTTCAACAACGCGGCGCGACAGAACGAAGAGTTTATCCGTAAGGAGAAAGAGGTTTGCCGCGAAtcataaacataaaatagtGATGATTGTACTCTTTATAATTAACTGTACTTAATTTGTATTCGTAAATATTTGTGTTCTTTATTGCACTTGATACGAGGAAATAACGGAAAAAGGATTAATTTCTTTGTGATAAGCAATAGTTCGATGTATGGATGATGGTGGTATGTATTGGTCGATGTCAACAAtcgtttaactgaggtaggacaaagaaggacatttcctgctcaaaatctggagcagcccgactggggaagaaccTCGACATTACAAAATAggctaaataatacagctttccaccagtgttgtgttcctgttgatgagtaagttgaccagagctcctgggggattgggggtagggtcggcaatgtacttgcgatccttctggtgttgcaggcctcTATGTGGTACCGTAATCGCTTAAATACGCTTGTtagctgacctagttgtataaaaaaagtcgtAGATGATCGCAGAGTTTAATATTGAGTGTATTTTCAATTGCATTCATCTCTTTTTcgacgataaaaatatatacaaaactgTGTCTCAGGATGAAATCCTGTGTTGGTGGTTCGAAGAACTCACACAAAGAGAGATATTGATTACGACAAACGTCTGCGTTTTATATCATTTGGTGGCAAACAAACTTGCGTCCCACGTGgtgataagcggttaccgtagcctttgGAGTCTGCAACAACAACTTCAAGCAAGTTACTGACCCAACATCCGCTATCAATACAGCATATCCCCAACTCTACACTAATTGAGAATACATGTTATttgtctgtgatcttctgtaagacaaaccagtcgggctgctccagactttgagcaagatatttcctgctatatcctactttaatttttattacttacccTAACAACGAGGATCGAAACCTCAACCCTGAGCATAACAGCCATTTGTTGTAACAACTGCGTTAAATTGACATCAAAAGATTAAAGTTATCCATATGGTTATAGTTGGAGGACAAACGCAAGGCGCGTATCGAGAAACATCGTCAGGAAATCATGAAACAAATCAACGACAAGGAACGCGCAcggtattcttttattttattgttattattatttttttatttattattattatttattattatcatatatatatgtattaaaatttaataaagttgtaattgtatataaatatactataagAAACAATTGCTGGTATTGAGGCTCGGAGGAGAAACGATCTAGTTCATCCAaatcggaaacaaatatttatcatatcttattatcatattatcataTCTTATCACAATATGAAGCTAAGGATGCTACAGCCTACTTATAAGTTTTGGTACATGTCACAGTCATAACGGTCTGACTAAGCCAATAAATAAACAGtacctatttataaaaatgttatctaTCCAATTTTGTACCTTcaaatatttgcaataaataaactttacattgtaatattttaagatatGATGTAATTGCGTATTTTATATGATAGCGCTGAACTCCGGGAAAAGATTCACAACGAGGGTGTCGCTCTGAGAATGGAACAAGAGCAACAGGAAAAGTACGAGAGAAAGGTCATCAAACAGAAGgtacaaacaaattaatataccCCTTAACATAATACCGTTCCGTGGgctaattacaaaaatttaacaattacaaATACTTGCGAACATTAATaatgaataacaaaatatttaaaaaaataacggaAAACAGTTGttgataaagtaaattaaaatgctGTTATCGTAATTTAGTATTCGTCTCGTGTGCTTCTCTCTGTTCTATTCCTGTCATGATATCAAAGGCGGCTCGTGACATTTTTTGATGaagattcaataaaaataatatgaaaaactaCCTTTACTAGCTTACCATTGATTTATTGGTATAGAAAATCTATTCAGTCCATGCAGATTCACCACCAATGCCGGCGACGGGCTAATTAGGCTGATTTCTCgcacgaaatttttttttcacgcaTCGGCCTGTGCAGATGTTTCTCTTTCAAACTTATTGAATACAGTGCTAGGAATCGTATTATACTAACTTCGTTTCACAGGAGCGCAAATGCTGGCGCTCCACTCGTTACAACTTGATGCCAAATGTCGTAGGTATAGGTAATATACTATTGTATATGCATAGCGGACTATTGTATATGCATAGCGGACTATTGTATATGCATAGCAGACTATTGTATATGCATAGCGGACTATTGTATATGCATAGCGGACTATTGTATATGCATAGCGGACTATTGTATATGCATAGCGGACTATTGTATATGCATAGCGGACTATTGTATATGCATAGCGGACTATTGTATATGCATAGCGGACTATTGTATATGCATAGCGGACTATTGTATATGCATAGCGGAATAAAAACAATGTAACGTAAGGATCGTgtgtattataaagaaatatagatttaaacatTTGCACCATACCTGTAACTCTAGGATGAACAATCTCTGCatatctaatataattttttcttaagtaTTTGTtacatgtttgattttttttatatttgtaggtGGCAGAGATGAGACAACAGAAGGTCGTAGAGAAGTATGTGAAAGAAGTAGAACAAACGCTCGGAAAACATGGCTATTGACAATATTAGGTTAATAGGCAACTCCGGAATACTCATTGTATATCGATatcattaaatcattattttattgtggCACTACacgaattaatataaatttagttaattgtgtttgcataGTATGtactttgtgtattttttattatactcgtTAATAATGTATTctaattaactataattataatgaaaaaagatACGGCGATCCTTGCAGATAGAAAGgcatgttatattttaaaaataacgctTACCGGAGTGAagtaaatttaacattaaaaatttgaattgttAACGAATTCATGattcgaaaaataaataattaaaaaaaactaatatattaaggtgccatataattatttaaaaaaaactaatcctaattaaaattgatatctttaatttttaataggtaattaggtatattaaatttactataatttttgaagtaaagcttctttactcTGATTTGAggattaagctggtgaatgcttaacgagagcgttacgaaaagtgtgatcgggcgaggcgaacggagcaagagaggggtgcgagcacacattatttctctttttgtctcatagccagttacctttcgtatatctaagacagagTGCAGGCATATTGCTaaagaaatttaacttaaatcgtggggtctaaggcacactcgttttttttttgacatatgACATTATGGCTACAATTCAATTTCTTTGTTATGTAGCTACAATATTCTAGCAAATATCAATGacaatatcgcttcagcctgtaatatcccactactgggcataggcctctttccccatgtaggagaaggatcagagcttaatcggcGAAAtaattggcggatatattccctatgagtaacgatcgctatcaggcgtacacgataacaaccgggaccgacggtgtAACAtgttctccgaagcacggtggggagacccacaaggactgcacaagcacccagaccacggcaaacatctgccaatacgaatgtttgaatgacaatattatatacttaaaaacacGTACAAAACATGCAAATCAATACAACcaagttgaaaataaaaaaagacccATAGTTTAGCAGAATCATTTATTATTgtacaaaagaaatttaaactttaatattactgTAGAACATATTAATAAGTTCACTAATTATTTGGCTAGGTTTTATCCAAAGATCTTACACAGATAATCAATCGTCTAATTTAACATTGTATATAATAACGTTCTTGACCATTCTTGTTATtactgataattttttaaacctaaattcaatatttgtaattcaataaaattatttaaaaatatataatacaaatcaaAGAGACACACTACAGccataacattaaaaattaacagaACACAACACACAACATTCATAATATTAGACACACACGTTTCATAGAAGTTATAAGTACTTAAAATTagacaattaaatattaaaataataccataTTATACATTCAATAATTGGTCATTTTGttcaaatattaaagaaaattttacattattatattgtcTGTTAAGATATTATTCGAGTTTACTACTTAAAGAATGGTATAAAGCCGGTTTTGTGTCAAACATATGGGGGGTAGAATTGTGTGAATCAGTAACATCGACCTGCCCTGATCGACGGTTCTTTTTCTTAGGTTCTTAGGTATTTACACTATTCGCGAATCAGACCTGACACACATACTTATTAAATTAGCAGTTGTACTCactattagtaaaaaaaagaagaatattaCCAAAAAACTGTCAAAACTACACCAAAGTTGTTACTGTTTAAATTATCAatctgatataaaaaaatgtgctaTTTGGTAAGTTAATGCGTTGTTTCTTTTACTCAAGTtacaaaatagaaatttaaaaaaaaagcttacagCTGTCATGACACAATAccataaaattgatattttctaGTAATATCAATTGAATACtacaacaatttttatattattttcaaaggagtaactgcggagtttcttgccgattcttctctgccgaatctacattccgaattggttGTAGccacacttttaaaaataataatcacttggaaaatttttatttgtaaagtgaCGAATCGAAGGTGCGTCTGAAGCCTATTTAAACTAAACTGGCTCAGTGACCCGAAGTGAGTCTTGGCCTCCGAAACAAGATTTCTCCACTTTGCACGATCTTGcgcgatttcccgccaattatTGGCTTGGATCTCACTCAAGTCTGCTTCAACCATGTCCCTCCAGCGGTACCTGGGGCGACCCACTGGTCTGCCCATGTGAAGCCcatttgaatataataaaaaaatttcgtcAATATCATGTTGAATGGGGAAGATACAATAGAGAATATTTGGTACGGTTGAGAGTTTCTCTCTTGGTTTGATTCTGTCTGTCTTTGTGTATTTAAAcagaatattgtttatttattcatatcaatatctaaaattaactgttgacaacaaataacaaatgtaactgtaacaaatttaattatttttatttttttaatatggacAAGAGCGGATCCAGCTTTGGCGTCAGGGGTGTCACATAGTCGTAATCAAGTCAcaagaagttataatttttaattttgataataattgatACACGTAAAGGGTAAATCTTTAGTTAAGTGGGCTCCAATTTATGGGGTCCTGGGGGAAGAGGGGGTGAAGGGaggggggagggtgggttttttacccccctcgtagtgtgcttttcgcgtaaaccccgtggtttcgaagatttcgtgtttgaagttttgaggttaactttacgtgattcagagatattacaataccttagagctccgcgtctgactccaccttaactccggtgctgcgggaagtgcactcatatgctctgttcaccaactttcacactttattttcgaacaaatttacgtaaaaacgatctcgattgcaagatcaacaaacgatacgaactgacgtttaacgactaACAAATATACACCGTTGACCAAAATAAGGCGTCACTTAGCATTTCCTTTAAAAcacaaagctttagattaggaaaaaccgaatttcgggaccgtggggggaaggggggggggcgctacccctggtaccactgtcacacctcagaaccccatggttatggagatatccatggttaaagttttgaggttagaagaagaatttcgaaagttagaggaacgcttggctccggcgctgcgggaagtgcagcccttccgcccttgcgtgcgaaagcacgctcactcatgctccgttcagccgctcctctacgcattcgttcgcgcgctttcgcacggcgggcgagggctgccctccctccgcgcctccgcggcacaaaaaaaacactctaggggtaggacagaccaagaccacgtggacagtggggtgctccgattcggttttgggtatttttcgaatttctaaacctatagtctagcacgcaatgttactaattttattagaatattatgtctgacgcgttattttgtttaaaagtgtcgatttgtcagtcgttaagcgtcagttcgtatcgtttgttgatcttgcaatcgagatcgtttttacgtaaatttgttcgaaaataaagtgtgaaagttggtgaacagagcatatgagtgcacttcccgctgcaccggagttaaggtggagtcagacacggagctctaaggtattgtaatatctctgaatcacgtaaagttaaccccaaaacttcaaacacgaaatcttcgaaaccacggggtttacgtgAAATacacactacggggggctaaaaaacccaccctccccacctcCCTTTACCcccccacccccatttcaccccataaatcgGAGCCCACTTAACTAACGAATGACCAAATATTATGTTTGACAATTTTAATTAGTCGTCCACCTAGGTTCTGGACCTAGTCCAGCCCAGGGGGAGGTTATGACCCCCATAACCCCCCCCTGGATCCGAACTTGAATAAAGAACATAGTAGATGGGTAGTTAGATTTAGATTAATATTGTAGGAACGTTTGGTCAAACACAGACCTTATGTGACACATTCAAGAAACGAAAATACTTTTTCCcacttattaatttaatactcaGAACTTTTCTATAACCATAAACATAGCTAGAGTTTCACCTTTGAACTTCGAAATAAGTCACTTTAATAACAAACTATCACCTAACTTTAGACATAAATTTACCATATAATCCCATAGCCGTAACCCATCACTTCACtatggccttttcgccgagttTCACGACTGTGGCCAGGTTATCTTTCAAGGTCTTCAGCTGGTGAAGCACGTTGGAGTCCATGAGAGAGAATGGTATGTACGCTTGTGATTGACGGAGTTGTTTCGCTTGCAATGACAGCATTGTGCCGTCTTGTAGTAGAATGTTGCAGTTGGCTTTCTCATGTGATTGCATCCTGAAATAAGTTGATTTGATATGAAATtcgatgataaaataaaagtaacaatttaACCTAAAAATCTGAAAGTAACTAAAACAGTAGACTAATAATTCAGTATATTTGACTAACTAACAATTTCTATATTCTCTTCTATTCTCTCTATTCTTTCTATCTTTCTAAACCTAAGTAATTCAAAACAATAGCTGCTcaagatattatataaataaataatgtatatccGAGATTATTGGATCTGGATTATCAAGTCAATTTTACAGCaaatcgtaaaataaaactttctcACGAGAAATTCTGTACCACAGGTTGTAACGTGGTATCTAGACTtaagtagtataattaaatgaaaatatttatttgatcatAAGATGATTATATACTTAACAAATGTCAAAGAAAATGTACATCTAATTATCTtctcaataataattttatttgcttgcaaatgaaaagaaaaactgacttgaatttcatcgacaagtaataacaacaTAGGTAGaggaaaaaattgtcaagtaaatatgcggtATTAGATCACAGTtaaaatgagaccacatgacacgtaCCATCTGTCGATCTaggaaaaatattatctatatcggtctacccagtcaaaagttctgaggtgacATACATTAGCCTATCACAGTATACCATATATTGTGGGAGTAAATACTTACGTGCAAACAGAAGGCACCATGACCGGGGAACCGGACATGGACAACACCATCTCCCCGGCCCGGGGCTGGCGGAGAACGGTCAGCGGGGTGTGAGGGGTCACCTGGAGGCAGATATATGTGTAAACATACAGATATACTATGTCTACAAAACAGTATTCCTTTCATCAGGTTGAAAGATATTGCTTTCTAGCTTGGTTGAAAAATTCAtgactataattgcttgtatcTGGTAAAAAAAATgcgagttggtggatatattccctactgtgagtaacgattgctatcaggtatacatgataacaaccgggaccgacggcttaatgtgctctccgaggcacagtggggagacccacaaggactaacaaccagaccggaaataaatatttgtataatataaacagaaaaattatataaatcagaTATAACAATGACTTAGCGTGTCCAATGCATCTTTATCTGAAaagaaaacagttttattattcTATGTATATCGGCGaaacgttggcgcaacggtcacagcagtggcggttgtgggttcgatacccgcccatgacaaacatttgtattggccatacagatgtttatgtttgtgcggtccttgtaggtttccccaccgtgcctcggagagcacgttaagccgtcggtcccggttgttaccatgttacacttgatagcgattgttactaaTAGTAGCCACCGCAccggagcaacgtggtggattaagctctgatccttgtcctacgtctcctacaggctgaagcgtacccgcgaccgtcggtgtttaggcgctgcactgcaccagagcggtcgtcagaCAGCGCCAACTGGCTAGACAGCCTATGATAGACGTAAACATCGCATACCATGATTGTCTTCTTCTGTcactattaattttgtttaaaaacttcttagttATCTAGTATGaactttgtgtgtatgtgtgtgtatgcatgtgtgtctgtgtgtatgtgtgtgtttgtatgtatgtaaacaaactatctatgtaagtatgtatgtttatttattgagttgctttctattattttttataaaattatactctacacctacaccgtcaatatatcatctcctttgccctaaggttgcctggaagagattgctcttaagcaataaggccgccttttgtacattttttttttctacaaattattgctaatgttgcttgcttattttatttgtatggtgtacaataaagtgttaaataaataaataaataaataccttggGCGTGATGACGGGGTAGCAGCTGGACGCGTTTTTGCTGTAGGCGGGCGTGCGGTAGACGGAGCGCGAGCGGCGCCGCAGTGCGCACGAGGCCTTGCGCGCCGGGTCCGCGGACCGCGAGCGCCGCACGCTGCGCCCCGCCGACGGCGGCGCTGCGGGCCACACGGGGCGTCAGCTCACGGCACAGGGCACGTCAGCTCACGGCACGGGGCACGTCAGCTCACGGCACGGGGCACGTCAGCTCACGGCACGGGGCACGTCAGCTCACGGCACGGGGCACGTCAGCTCACGGCACGGGGCACGTCAGCTCACGGCACGGGGCACGTCAGCTCACGGCACGGGGCACGTCAGCTCACGGCACGGGGCACGTCAGCTCACGGCACGGGGCACGTCAGCTCACGGCACGGGGCACGTCAGCTCACGGCACGGGGCACGTCAGCTCACGGCACGGGGCACGTCAGCTCACGGCACGGGGCACGTCAGCTCACGGCACGGGGCACGTCAGCTCACGGCACGGGGCACGTCAGCTCACGGCACAGGGCACGTCAGCTCACGGCACAGGGCACGTCAGCTCACGGCACAGGGCACGTCAGCTCACGGCACCGCCGCACCGAGCCTTGTGACGGGCTTGGGCGGGGGACGCGGGCCGAGTTTAAcgaggtggggcacagcagggCATTTCCTGCTCAGGATATCCCCGACTGGGGTCGTACCTCGACcgtacagaagaccacagctagatagcactgctttcaagcagtgttgtgttcctttatgagtaaggtgaccagagctccttggaacttaagaagccgaccgatggcgggataaccatctaaccgctggctttgaaacacacaggccgaagacgggcagcagcgtgttcggtgtgacaaagccctgcggtcaccgacccgcctgcccagcgtgatgactatgggcaacacacatgagttcacgcatttttggcacaagcttgtggaggcctaggtccagcagcggactgcaataagctggaatgatgatgatgatgatgatgatgatgaccagagctcctggggggaattaaGGGTAGGTTCGGctcgtttgcgatgcttctggtgttgcaggcgtctattagctacggtaatcgcttacgtcgtgagccgtacgcttgtttgccatcttcgttatattaaaaaaaaaggagtgcctcgtattttaaattaagctAAAGCTAGGAATTTCATTTGCATGCGGAAAATAATCTACAAAATATACAGAAAACCCTTTTACGGGATGGCACATGCTGATCATcctatataaattgaaataatggAAAATGTGTACAGCTTTAGCATATTGAACATACAcatagtaattacaaaaaaagaggAAGAGACATTCTGTatgaaaaaactaaatacatttaaacacacattatgttaaaaataaaggattctaagtaggtatatttaatattaaatcactttttaatttttacttgaaACTAATCTATGGCTATAAATACCTAAaatctttgataatattaaataactttgaAATAGAATAAGTAAAGTGAAATAAGTCAATACAGAGCAGAACTAGGGACTATTCATAAATAACGTCacaagttttttatttggatcACTCTTAGACCTTACGTCGATAATGTAAAGCGATGATTGTCACACTTGTAATGTTGTATGACCATTTCGTATGTGTCAAGTCACACATTTGCAATGCTAGATCACCCTTTTCTATAGGTCATATCACGTTTGGTATTGTAGTGTGGTAACATAATTATAGCTTAGCTTATAAAGTAAGTATCATCATTGTAAAGTGCAGAgcgttgtccggaacacttgtgTGCCTTTAACTGTATCTCCCCGCATCCCACACCTCAGTATGTTATATGAACCTATCCCACATTTCATGTCACATATTTGCAATTTTGAGTTTACAGTACATCATTTTTGTACAGAATTTACTAATAGATCTTAATGTGACGCCACGAACATTTTGGATTCTGTCACACAATGGCACAGTTATTGAATCCATTTTCCTTTCTTACTTTAGTTaagtttcattattttctaatttatccTCTTCTTGTCACACTTGAGGGACAAGTAAATGTGACAAGTGACCTTTTTTAcatgtgacgtaatttataaatagtcttaaatgaatgaaaaatgttGAAGAAGAAAGCGACTCACCCATATGAGTCTTCTTAGCTCCCCGTTCACCGGAGCCTTGCGATGAGTTCTCAGTGAGGTACCCTGA
Proteins encoded in this region:
- the LOC123665658 gene encoding uncharacterized protein LOC123665658 is translated as MPRTKRPVRKQEKTTEDNDVLKKLNKLVTDQKNKIDSRAHMELRNVELAFKILLGSISNNYLQKTVGQLKTELHFKEPSTTRRSATRHSTRSASHDDGYLTENSSQGSGERGAKKTHMAPPSAGRSVRRSRSADPARKASCALRRRSRSVYRTPAYSKNASSCYPVITPKVTPHTPLTVLRQPRAGEMVLSMSGSPVMVPSVCTMQSHEKANCNILLQDGTMLSLQAKQLRQSQAYIPFSLMDSNVLHQLKTLKDNLATVVKLGEKAIVK